A genomic window from Clostridium aceticum includes:
- a CDS encoding TAXI family TRAP transporter solute-binding subunit — MKKVLLLILASLMILSGCTTKTNENMAENEAGEKETVTINIPTAATTGALYPLGSSIANLWSNDLDYVRANAQASNGGIDNLNLLQSGEAQVSMAVTSVMYQSYKGEATFEGRPNEKLRVISGLYYNPNQVVVREESNINSLKDIAGKNFASGAPGSTTEVETNLHLTEAGVNYPDGLKVQFIGFTEAIDLMRNRQLDGAWIMAGLPTAAVTEITTTAGGKLVSIEEDVITKLQAKYPWYAKYVIPAGTYDGQEEDITTTAIKMAMFTTADLSEDVVYDLTKSFWENIDTLKQSNNALKDLTIEDAVTDLAGLPLHDGAIRYYKEVGILE, encoded by the coding sequence ATGAAGAAAGTATTATTATTAATCTTAGCATCTTTAATGATTTTATCAGGATGTACTACAAAAACAAATGAAAATATGGCTGAAAATGAGGCTGGTGAAAAAGAAACAGTAACAATTAATATTCCAACTGCAGCAACTACGGGAGCACTTTATCCATTAGGCTCATCTATAGCGAACTTATGGAGCAATGATTTAGACTATGTAAGAGCTAACGCACAAGCTTCTAACGGGGGTATCGATAACTTAAACCTATTACAAAGTGGGGAAGCTCAAGTAAGTATGGCTGTTACTAGTGTGATGTATCAGTCTTATAAAGGAGAAGCTACTTTTGAAGGAAGACCCAATGAAAAACTAAGAGTAATTTCTGGACTATATTACAATCCAAATCAAGTGGTTGTAAGAGAAGAATCAAATATTAATAGTTTGAAGGATATAGCAGGGAAAAACTTTGCTTCCGGTGCTCCAGGAAGTACTACAGAAGTAGAAACAAATCTTCATTTAACAGAAGCAGGTGTTAATTATCCTGATGGATTAAAAGTGCAATTTATTGGTTTTACTGAAGCCATTGATCTTATGAGAAATAGACAATTAGATGGTGCTTGGATCATGGCTGGACTACCTACTGCTGCTGTGACAGAAATTACTACTACAGCAGGTGGTAAGCTGGTTTCAATTGAAGAGGATGTAATTACTAAATTACAAGCAAAGTATCCTTGGTATGCTAAATACGTTATTCCAGCAGGAACTTATGATGGACAAGAAGAAGACATAACAACTACTGCAATAAAGATGGCAATGTTTACAACTGCAGACCTTTCAGAGGATGTAGTATATGACTTAACAAAATCCTTCTGGGAAAACATAGATACTTTAAAACAATCCAATAATGCATTGAAAGACTTAACTATCGAAGATGCAGTTACAGATTTAGCAGGACTTCCGCTGCATGATGGTGCAATTAGGTACTACAAAGAAGTAGGAATCCTAGAATAA
- the trxA gene encoding thioredoxin TrxA — translation MLSVDKDTFDKEVLEASETVLVDFWSDGCEPCKALLPDIEELEGVYGDKVKFVKLNTTQARRLAIKQKVLGLPTIAIYKGGEKIEEVTKDDATRENIEAMVKRHV, via the coding sequence ATGCTATCCGTTGATAAAGACACTTTTGACAAAGAAGTATTAGAGGCATCAGAAACCGTATTAGTAGACTTTTGGAGCGATGGTTGTGAACCATGCAAAGCATTATTACCAGATATCGAGGAATTAGAAGGAGTTTATGGTGATAAGGTAAAATTTGTAAAATTAAATACAACACAAGCTAGAAGATTAGCTATTAAACAAAAAGTTTTAGGTCTACCTACAATCGCTATCTATAAGGGTGGAGAAAAAATAGAAGAAGTAACTAAAGACGATGCTACAAGGGAAA
- a CDS encoding TRAP transporter permease, producing the protein MSQQANKDFNEIEKDAQELLEEKDADMRIRNYDGFLSIGVVILLVGWTAFQLYFNTLGVMDAITLRAYHAMFLLLFTFLFYPAYSAEKRIRNFPPVQDVLLILLTVFVFGYLILNYPRVAMSGGFLNETDLIIAGIGMIVVLEAGRRTSKNLAVLAVIFLLFNWFGKFVSGPLGHSGFTLRRVLSHMFWGSQGIFGVGIGVSATYIFTFVIFGSFLKYSGFSQFINDIALTLVGRSPGGPAKVAVLASALLGMMNGSAIANVATTGTITIPLMKRTGYKAEFAAAVEAVASTGGQFAPPIMGAVGFVMAEFLGINYTQVMLAAFLPAFLYYLGILVSVHFEAKKLGLKGLSKENIPIALDVIKERGHLIIPLVILMGMMMLGYTPLFAAVAAIFSTLISSSFRKETRMDLKTIIVATAEGARGAIGVGVSCVLIGLIIGTVSLTSLGLNFGYVVLEVVGEGQLFLGGFMVMIMSIILGMGVPGVAAYVIVAAVAVPVLINVGATPMAAHMFCLIYACLSNITPPVAMSSYVAAGIAKSNQTKTSLIAIKLGITGFILPFFFLNNPLLLFGSVENVSLLLTIRTLITASIGVICLAAGTEGVLIKECSRITRVLLIIVGLLAIDPKLQTDILGMILLITITVIQMRSKEHALTV; encoded by the coding sequence TTGAGCCAACAAGCGAATAAAGACTTCAATGAGATAGAAAAAGATGCTCAGGAGCTATTAGAGGAAAAAGATGCGGATATGCGCATTAGAAATTACGATGGTTTTTTAAGTATAGGTGTAGTGATCCTTTTAGTAGGATGGACAGCTTTCCAGCTATATTTTAATACTTTAGGGGTGATGGATGCCATTACCTTAAGAGCTTATCATGCGATGTTCTTATTACTATTTACTTTTTTATTTTATCCAGCTTATAGTGCAGAGAAAAGGATAAGAAATTTTCCACCTGTTCAAGATGTTTTGTTAATACTTTTAACTGTATTTGTTTTTGGCTATTTGATTTTAAACTATCCGAGGGTAGCTATGTCAGGTGGTTTTTTAAATGAGACTGATTTAATTATAGCAGGGATAGGTATGATCGTAGTACTAGAGGCAGGAAGAAGAACAAGTAAAAATTTAGCTGTTTTAGCAGTAATTTTTTTATTGTTTAATTGGTTTGGAAAATTTGTCTCAGGTCCCTTAGGACATTCTGGATTTACCTTAAGAAGAGTGTTGAGCCATATGTTTTGGGGAAGTCAAGGAATCTTTGGTGTAGGGATAGGTGTTAGTGCTACCTATATATTTACCTTTGTTATTTTTGGAAGTTTTTTAAAGTATAGCGGTTTTAGCCAGTTTATTAATGATATTGCACTAACTTTGGTAGGACGTTCTCCGGGAGGTCCAGCAAAGGTTGCGGTACTTGCAAGTGCTCTTTTGGGAATGATGAATGGCAGTGCTATTGCTAATGTGGCCACCACTGGTACTATTACAATACCCCTAATGAAAAGAACAGGATACAAAGCTGAGTTTGCAGCAGCAGTAGAGGCAGTAGCATCTACTGGAGGACAATTTGCCCCACCGATTATGGGTGCTGTAGGATTTGTCATGGCGGAATTTTTAGGAATAAATTATACGCAAGTGATGCTTGCTGCCTTTTTACCAGCTTTTTTATATTACTTAGGTATTCTAGTTTCTGTTCACTTTGAAGCAAAAAAACTAGGACTGAAAGGTCTTTCAAAAGAAAATATACCAATTGCTTTAGATGTGATAAAAGAAAGAGGTCATTTAATTATCCCTCTGGTGATTTTAATGGGAATGATGATGTTGGGATATACACCACTGTTTGCAGCAGTTGCTGCTATCTTCTCTACATTAATATCATCTTCCTTTAGAAAAGAAACTAGAATGGATTTAAAGACCATTATAGTAGCCACAGCAGAAGGAGCCAGAGGTGCTATTGGAGTAGGTGTATCATGTGTATTGATTGGTCTTATTATTGGAACGGTTTCTTTAACTAGCTTGGGACTAAACTTTGGTTATGTGGTTTTAGAAGTTGTAGGGGAAGGACAACTTTTCTTAGGTGGATTTATGGTAATGATTATGAGCATAATTTTAGGCATGGGGGTTCCAGGCGTAGCCGCATATGTTATTGTGGCAGCAGTAGCAGTACCTGTACTGATCAATGTAGGTGCGACACCAATGGCTGCACATATGTTTTGTCTAATCTATGCTTGTTTATCTAACATTACGCCACCAGTGGCTATGAGTTCTTATGTAGCAGCAGGTATAGCAAAATCTAACCAAACAAAGACATCATTGATTGCTATCAAGTTAGGTATTACGGGATTTATTCTTCCTTTCTTTTTCTTAAATAATCCTCTTTTATTGTTTGGCAGTGTTGAGAATGTATCTTTGTTATTGACGATTAGAACATTAATTACTGCTTCTATTGGGGTGATTTGTTTAGCAGCAGGTACAGAAGGAGTGTTGATTAAAGAATGTTCTAGGATTACTAGAGTCTTACTTATTATTGTTGGGCTTTTAGCGATTGATCCAAAGTTACAGACAGATATTTTAGGAATGATACTATTAATAACCATCACTGTTATACAAATGAGAAGTAAAGAGCATGCTTTAACAGTTTAA
- the trxB gene encoding thioredoxin-disulfide reductase, whose product MEKIYDVVIIGAGPAGLSAGLYASRGKMSTLILEKDKTGGQIVTTHEVANYPGSIESATGPSLIARMVEQCKEFGAEIKKDTIKEIKTEEKIKVLVGEKETYQARTIIAAPGAIPRPMGVPGEKELTGKGVSYCATCDADFFTDFEVFVIGGGDSAVEEAMYLTKFARKVTIVHRRDELRAAKSIQEKAFKNPKMEFMWDTVIEEVKGDGVVESAVFKNVKSGELTEYHADEEDGTFGIFVFVGYLPQTDLFKGLLEMDETGYLITDDNMKTKIPGVFAAGDCRVKSLRQVVTAVSDGAIAAIQAEKYIEHTFHE is encoded by the coding sequence ATGGAAAAAATTTATGATGTAGTGATTATAGGAGCAGGTCCAGCAGGATTGTCTGCGGGGTTATACGCTTCAAGAGGGAAAATGTCCACATTAATTTTGGAAAAAGATAAAACTGGTGGTCAAATTGTTACAACCCATGAGGTAGCTAATTATCCTGGATCTATTGAAAGCGCTACAGGACCAAGCTTGATTGCTAGAATGGTGGAACAATGTAAAGAGTTTGGTGCAGAAATAAAAAAAGATACCATCAAAGAAATAAAAACAGAGGAAAAAATCAAAGTTTTAGTAGGTGAGAAAGAAACCTATCAGGCAAGAACAATTATTGCAGCTCCAGGAGCGATACCAAGACCAATGGGTGTACCAGGAGAAAAGGAACTAACGGGTAAAGGCGTGTCCTACTGTGCTACCTGCGATGCTGACTTCTTTACAGATTTTGAAGTATTTGTAATAGGTGGAGGGGATTCAGCTGTAGAGGAAGCAATGTACCTTACGAAGTTTGCAAGAAAAGTTACCATTGTTCATAGAAGAGATGAACTAAGGGCTGCAAAATCTATTCAAGAAAAAGCTTTTAAAAACCCTAAAATGGAATTTATGTGGGACACTGTTATTGAGGAAGTCAAAGGAGATGGCGTGGTAGAATCTGCTGTATTTAAAAATGTTAAGAGTGGAGAATTAACAGAATATCATGCAGATGAAGAAGATGGAACATTTGGTATCTTTGTCTTTGTTGGCTATCTTCCACAAACAGATTTATTTAAAGGTTTATTAGAAATGGATGAAACAGGTTACTTAATCACAGATGATAATATGAAGACTAAGATTCCAGGTGTGTTTGCAGCAGGGGACTGTAGAGTAAAATCCTTAAGACAGGTGGTTACAGCAGTATCCGATGGAGCGATTGCAGCTATCCAAGCAGAAAAATATATTGAACATACTTTCCATGAATAA
- a CDS encoding tRNA (cytidine(34)-2'-O)-methyltransferase: protein MTLHIVLLEPEIPQNTGNIARTCVITNSVLHVIGPIGFSLDEKAVKRAGLDYWDLLDFRYYNNYEEFVEKNPGARIYYATTKAEKRHSDIAYEEEAYVMFGKETAGIPKTILAANKETCIRIPMLNIEKARSLNLSNSVAIAIYEVLRQWDYPGMR from the coding sequence ATGACATTACATATTGTATTATTAGAACCAGAAATTCCACAGAACACAGGAAATATTGCAAGGACTTGTGTAATCACAAACTCTGTATTACATGTAATTGGTCCCATTGGATTTTCATTAGATGAAAAAGCTGTAAAAAGGGCAGGACTAGATTATTGGGACCTATTGGATTTTAGATACTATAACAATTATGAAGAGTTTGTTGAAAAAAACCCTGGTGCTAGAATCTATTATGCTACCACAAAGGCTGAAAAAAGACACAGCGACATAGCCTATGAAGAAGAGGCATATGTGATGTTTGGTAAGGAAACTGCTGGGATTCCGAAAACAATCCTTGCAGCAAATAAAGAAACCTGCATAAGAATTCCTATGCTAAATATAGAAAAAGCTCGTTCATTAAATCTATCCAATTCAGTTGCTATTGCTATTTATGAAGTTTTAAGGCAATGGGATTATCCAGGGATGAGATAG
- a CDS encoding DegV family protein — protein MKRIQIITDSMTDVPKDLVDKYNILVIPLTIHFEDGEYRDGVDLTGAEFYKKLTEVKELPKTSQISPNTFMEAFKEVLKQEKEIICINGSSKASGTHQAAVLAKKELENDKIDVFDTMSLCFGGGFYVYEAVKMVEEGKSRKEILDTLEEMKSKVDHIFTVDTLEYLKKGGRLNPMKATIATILNVKPILTVVEGLVEPLDKVRGSKKVISKMIELSKERGGDFTNKTVSIAHANNPEKAEELKKMVLSELKPKEIIMTEIGCTIGTHAGPGTLAIFYHK, from the coding sequence ATGAAGCGTATTCAAATTATTACCGATAGTATGACGGATGTACCCAAAGACTTAGTAGACAAGTATAATATTCTTGTAATTCCATTGACTATCCACTTTGAAGACGGGGAGTATCGTGATGGTGTAGATCTGACGGGGGCGGAGTTTTATAAAAAGTTGACAGAAGTAAAGGAGCTGCCTAAAACTTCTCAAATTTCTCCAAATACTTTTATGGAAGCTTTTAAGGAAGTGCTAAAGCAAGAGAAAGAAATTATCTGTATCAACGGCTCCTCCAAAGCCAGTGGCACCCATCAAGCAGCAGTATTGGCCAAAAAGGAGTTAGAAAATGACAAAATCGATGTATTTGATACCATGAGTCTATGTTTTGGGGGAGGTTTCTATGTATATGAAGCCGTAAAAATGGTAGAAGAAGGTAAATCAAGAAAAGAAATCCTTGATACACTAGAAGAGATGAAATCAAAAGTTGATCATATTTTTACTGTAGATACATTGGAATATTTAAAAAAAGGTGGAAGGTTGAATCCAATGAAGGCTACCATTGCAACAATACTTAATGTAAAACCCATCCTAACAGTTGTGGAAGGATTAGTGGAGCCGTTGGATAAGGTTAGAGGTAGTAAGAAAGTCATCAGTAAGATGATAGAATTATCCAAAGAGAGAGGTGGAGATTTTACAAATAAAACTGTTTCAATAGCTCATGCTAATAATCCTGAAAAGGCGGAAGAACTTAAAAAGATGGTGCTTAGTGAGCTGAAGCCTAAAGAGATCATTATGACAGAGATAGGGTGTACCATAGGAACCCATGCTGGTCCGGGCACTTTAGCAATTTTTTATCATAAGTAA
- a CDS encoding GrdX family protein: MKPVIITNNSKTWEKYRNAYKIIFIEGTYMEVLVTVRDWVHKGHDLLTHPLSGSIKPNETPYKSVLISDIQKEMNMDSLMIIEESIHTAEKFIEMKKPPTWSESILEDFKEVDCRLLDSAMQSITQC; the protein is encoded by the coding sequence TTGAAACCAGTTATAATTACCAACAATTCTAAAACCTGGGAAAAGTATCGTAATGCTTATAAAATAATTTTTATCGAAGGAACCTATATGGAAGTTTTAGTAACTGTTAGAGATTGGGTACATAAAGGACATGACTTACTGACCCACCCTCTGTCAGGCAGCATAAAACCTAATGAGACGCCTTACAAGAGTGTTTTGATCTCAGATATACAAAAAGAGATGAATATGGATTCCTTAATGATTATAGAAGAAAGTATTCATACAGCAGAAAAATTTATAGAAATGAAAAAACCTCCCACATGGTCTGAAAGTATTTTAGAAGACTTTAAGGAAGTTGATTGTAGGCTATTGGATAGTGCTATGCAAAGTATAACTCAATGTTAA